One stretch of Punica granatum isolate Tunisia-2019 chromosome 5, ASM765513v2, whole genome shotgun sequence DNA includes these proteins:
- the LOC116208990 gene encoding LOW QUALITY PROTEIN: primary amine oxidase 2-like (The sequence of the model RefSeq protein was modified relative to this genomic sequence to represent the inferred CDS: inserted 1 base in 1 codon; substituted 1 base at 1 genomic stop codon) — NTPPRRALILARVDRETHEIVVDLTSKRVVSNWILSGHGYPPITFGKQIATNALPLKYDPFKXAVKKQGLKIEEVVCGCFTVGWYGQSVNDGRIVKVMCYYLDGTVNPYMRPMEGITVTVDLDKMEIVGFMDRIAVPMPKANGTDYRGSQQTPPLGPGLKGITAVQPDGPSFNLDGHFVRWANWEFHLGFDVRAGPITSLASILDLEQETFRRVLYRGYMSELFVPYMDLTEEWYYXTFFDGGEYGFGMCAVSLQPLLDCPENAAFMDAYYASHDGSPVKMPNVFCIFERYAGDVMWRHTETAIPGKVITEVRPEISLVVRMVSTVGNYDYIIDWEFTQSGSIRFKVGLTGLLEVRGSKYTHTDQISDEEYGILLAENTIGSRHDHFLTYHLDLDIDGEANSFVKSTLQMSKADGHPRSSHWKVVSEMAKTESDAKIRLGIDQAEFLFVNPNKRTRMGNLVGYRLIPGSVVGPLLSDDDYAQIRGAFTKYNVWVTPYNKYEKWAVGPLADQSRGDDTLATWSQRNRRIESEDIVLWYTLGLHHAPYQEDFPLMPTLSAGFELRPGNFFESNPVLKVPAPTVDARCNCSGFPL, encoded by the exons AACACTCCGCCTCGCAGGGCCTTGATACTCGCCCGTGTCGACCGAGAGACACACGAGATTGTGGTGGACCTTACAAGTAAAAGGGTGGTTTCCAACTGGATTCTCAGCGGCCACGGCTACCCTCCAATCACCTTTGGAAAGCAGATTGCAACCAACGCTCTGCCGCTCAAGTATGATCCCTTCA AAGCGGTAAAGAAGCAGGGTCTCAAAATCGAAGAG GTCGTCTGTGGATGCTTCACGGTGGGTTGGTACGGACAGAGCGTCAATGACGGCCGGATAGTTAAAGTGATGTGCTATTACTTGGACGGTACGGTGAACCCATACATGCGGCCAATGGAGGGAATTACGGTGACAGTTGATCTCGATAAGATGGAGATCGTGGGGTTCATGGATAGGATCGCGGTGCCTATGCCCAAGGCCAATGGGACCGACTACCGCGGATCCCAGCAGACGCCCCCGTTAGGCCCCGGCTTGAAGGGCATCACTGCAGTGCAACCTGATGGCCCGAGTTTCAACCTAGACGGGCATTTCGTGAG GTGGGCCAACTGGGAATTTCATCTCGGTTTTGACGTACGAGCAGGGCCAATTACATCCCTTGCGTCAATTCTCGACCTCGAGCAGGAAACCTTTCGTCGAGTTCTCTACAGGGGCTACATGTCAGAGCTCTTCGTGCCGTACATGGACCTCACTGAGGAATGGTACTATTAGACATTCTTTGATGGAGGTGAGTATGGGTTTGGTATGTGTGCTGTATCGCTTCAGCCTTTACTGGACTGCCCTGAGAATGCAGCCTTCATGGATGCATACTATGCTAGTCATGATGGTAGCCCCGTAAAAATGCCGAACGTGTTCTGCATCTTCGAGAGATATGCTGGGGATGTCATGTGGCGACACACAGAGACTGCGATCCCAGGGAAAGTA ATAACAGAGGTTAGGCCCGAGATTAGTCTAGTGGTGAGGATGGTATCAACTGTCGGGAATTACGATTATATAATCGATTGGGAATTTACGCAAAGCGGATCTATCAGATTCAAG GTTGGCTTAACTGGTCTGCTAGAGGTAAGAGGATCCAAGTACACACACACGGACCAGATATCAGATGAAGAATACGGGATTCTGTTGGCAGAGAACACGATAGGTTCACGGCACGATCACTTCCTCACTTACCACCTTGATCTCGATATCGATGGGGAAGCCAATTCTTTCGTGAAGTCGACCCTGCAGATGTCAAAAGCGGACGGTCATCCTAGGAGTAGTCACTGGAAGGTTGTAAGTGAGATGGCTAAAACAGAATCCGACGCAAAGATCAGGCTCGGAATAGACCAGGCAGAGTTTCTGTTCGTGAACCCAAACAAAAGAACTAGGATGGGCAATCTCGTTGGTTATCGACTGATCCCAGGATCAGTGGTAGGCCCGCTTCTATCAGATGATGATTATGCTCAGATTCGTGGGGCATTCACCAAGTACAACGTGTGGGTCACCCCATACAATAAGTACGAGAAATGGGCAGTTGGGCCGCTCGCGGATCAGAGCCGTGGGGATGACACATTAGCAACATGGAGCCAGAG GAACAGGCGAATAGAGAGTGAGGATATCGTGCTGTGGTATACATTGGGGCTCCATCACGCTCCGTACCAAGAAGACTTTCCGTTGATGCCCACCCTTAGTGCAGGATTTGAACTCCGTCCAGGTAATTTTTTCGAGAGCAATCCGGTGCTAAAAGTCCCAGCACCTACAGTGGATGCAAGATGTAATTGTTCGGGGTTCCCACTGTAA
- the LOC116208515 gene encoding heat shock 70 kDa protein 8: MATPAYTVASDSETTGEEKTSSPFPELAIGIDIGTSQCSVAFWNGSQVELLRNTRNQKLMRSYVTFKDERPAGGVSNQLSHEHEMLSGAAIFNMKRLIGRVDTDPIVHASKNLPFLVQTLDIGVRPFIAALVNNVWRSTTPEEVLAIFMVELRAMAEIQLKRPIRNVVLTVPVSFSRFQLTRIERVCAMAGLHVLRLMPEPTAVALLYAQQQQQQSANDTMGSGSEKIALIFNTGAGYSDVAVTATAGGVSQIKALAGTTLGGEDLLRNTMHHLLPESENLFSKGRGIDEICSMGILRVATQDAIHTLSSQTSVQVDVDLGNGVKVCKILDRQEFEEVNRAVFEKCENLVRQCLYDARVVVQDVSDVILVGGCSHIPRIRNIVTSICEREEIYSGINPLEAAVCGAALEGAVASGISDPFGSLDLLTIQATPLGIGIRAEGDNFVPIIPQNTTMPARRELTFTTVHDNQTEALIVVYEGEGERVGENHLLGYFKMVGIPSAPKGVPEINICMDIDASNSLRVLAGVVVPGANQPVGPVMEVRMPMVDDGHGWCAEALNRTYGSSLDLVTLQKKTRK, from the coding sequence ATGGCTACTCCCGCATACACTGTGGCATCAGACAGCGAAACCACTGGAGAGGAAAAGACTTCATCGCCCTTCCCTGAGCTTGCGATTGGAATTGACATAGGAACCTCCCAATGCAGTGTTGCCTTCTGGAACGGTTCCCAAGTCGAGCTCCTCAGGAACACCAGGAACCAAAAGCTCATGCGGTCCTATGTCACTTTCAAAGACGAACGCCCTGCGGGTGGGGTCAGCAACCAACTGTCTCATGAACACGAGATGCTATCAGGAGCGGCAATTTTCAACATGAAGCGTCTGATTGGGAGAGTCGACACTGACCCAATTGTCCATGCGAGCAAGAACCTGCCATTTCTTGTGCAAACGCTAGACATCGGAGTTCGTCCTTTTATTGCCGCTCTTGTGAACAACGTGTGGAGGTCCACTACTCCCGAGGAAGTCCTCGCAATATTCATGGTTGAGTTAAGGGCGATGGCTGAAATTCAGCTAAAGCGGCCGATAAGGAATGTTGTTCTGACTGTTCCAGTGTCGTTCAGTCGGTTCCAGCTGACTCGCATTGAGCGTGTCTGCGCAATGGCAGGCCTCCATGTCCTCAGACTGATGCCTGAGCCAACTGCTGTCGCCTTGCTATATgctcagcagcagcagcaacagaGTGCTAATGATACCATGGGAAGTGGGAGCGAGAAGATTGCCCTGATCTTCAACACGGGGGCAGGGTATTCGGATGTGGCAGTGACGGCCACTGCTGGTGGCGTCTCACAGATAAAGGCCTTAGCAGGGACTACTCTGGGTGGGGAAGACTTACTTCGTAATACAATGCATCATCTCTTGCCTGAGTCTGAGAATCTCTTTAGTAAGGGTCGTGGGATTGACGAGATATGCTCGATGGGAATACTCCGAGTAGCCACCCAGGACGCCATTCATACACTCTCCTCCCAGACGAGCGTTCAAGTCGATGTTGATTTAGGAAATGGGGTGAAGGTATGCAAGATCTTAGACCGGCAGGAATTCGAGGAGGTGAACCGTGCAGTGTTTGAAAAGTGCGAGAACCTTGTGAGGCAATGCCTGTACGATGCAAGGGTGGTTGTTCAAGATGTGAGTGATGTCATACTTGTTGGTGGGTGCTCGCACATTCCAAGAATAAGAAATATCGTGACAAGTAtttgtgagagagaggagatttATTCAGGGATAAACCCCTTGGAGGCGGCTGTCTGTGGGGCGGCTCTAGAAGGGGCTGTTGCTTCAGGGATAAGTGACCCATTTGGAAGTTTGGATCTTCTCACCATTCAAGCGACACCACTTGGTATCGGGATTCGAGCAGAAGGGGACAACTTCGTCCCTATCATCCCTCAGAACACGACGATGCCCGCTCGGAGGGAGCTGACCTTCACAACTGTCCACGACAATCAGACCGAAGCGCTGATCGTGGTTTATGAAGGTGAAGGAGAGAGAGTTGGAGAGAACCACCTGCTGGGCTATTTCAAGATGGTTGGGATTCCCTCAGCACCGAAAGGAGTTCCAGAGATCAATATATGTATGGACATCGATGCTTCAAACAGTCTGAGGGTCCTGGCAGGGGTGGTGGTGCCTGGGGCCAATCAGCCTGTAGGTCCTGTAATGGAGGTGAGGATGCCCATGGTTGATGATGGGCACGGGTGGTGTGCTGAAGCTCTGAACAGGACTTATGGGTCAAGTCTAGACCTGGTCACCCTGCAGAAGAAGACCCGCAAGTGA